The following nucleotide sequence is from Psychroserpens sp. Hel_I_66.
GATAATTTTTCCATTCAACTGGAAATACAATATTCTGCTGAAGGCGGAAAGTCAGACGAGTTAAGAGCAGATTATATTCAAATGCCAATCATGGCGCGTATTGGATTAGGTGATAAATTTACGATAGGCGTTGGCCCAATGGCGAGTTTAAAGACTTGGGAGGATCGTGATGGTTTTGCAACATTTACATTCTCTGGAGTTGGAGGTATCGAATATATGATTACAGATGAGCTGTTCGTTGACGCAAGAGTGCACTACGGTTTAAGCAATATTCTTGATGAGGATTTAACCGATTTGGAAGCACAAAACACGACATTCCAATTTGGATTTGGAATTAGAATCTAAATAAAGAAACATTTATAAAATTAAAAAAGCTTCAGTAATGTACTGAAGCTTTTTTTTGTCTATTTTTTTCTTCGGAAAGATTATTCCTTTATAAATTTTACTGTTTCATAAACATTGTTTTCCGAAGATACTTTTAAAAAGTATAATCCAGACTGTAATTGATTCACATTTATTGAATTGGAGTTTAATAAACCATTAGAAACGCGTTGTCCAGTCATTGAGAAAATCTCGTAATTGGAACCTAGTACATTTTGATTGACTAAAAGCTCTAAATGGTTTGTAACAGGGTTTTTGATCAATTGTAATTTTGATGAATTAAAATCATTTTCATCTGTTGATAATGCTTGTCTGCCATAAAAAGCCTGATTTCCGTTGGAGACATTAGTGACTATTAAGGTAGCATCATCGCCAGTTCCAATGATTTCATAGTCTAATTCTGTAGAATTATCGTCAGGATTATCTAAAACAGAATAAAAATACAAATCTTCAAATGTGTTTTCTTCGTTTGTATCACAAGGGTCCCCTAAAGTCGTGTTGAAATAAACAGCATCAAAAGTTTGTTGAGGGTTAAAATTATAGCTTCCGCCATAACCTGTACATGCAACAATACCTCCAAAATAAAAACCTTCGCCATCAGGAACAGTAGTAAATTCAATTATTGGCAAAGTCCCCTCTGGTCTATTTGTTTGATTACCATCAACTATGACATAATATAAAAACCAATTATTAATAATACCTGGTGGTGGAGCTTGTTCTCCAAATGTTAGTACTTCTCCAATTTGATTAGTTAAAATAAGGGTATTACCATCATCTTGAAGTTCGTAACTAAAAGTGTTATTTGTTTCATTACTGAGAACAGAAAAATAGGTGGGTTCATAAAAATTATCATCACAGTTTAACAGGGTTTGATCAAATATAGAAATATCAAATTCATTCTCGTTAGACGAATAAATATTGTGATATGCATTAAAGTCATTACAGCCACCAGAACCATTGGCAACTAAACCAGAAACCACATCATAGTTTGTTGGCGATATCTCAAATGTTGTAGGCTCTAAAGGAGATGGGTAAAAAATGCCATCGGCTTTTTCTGTACTGAAAGAATACCAAGTTTGAAAAATGGTTTCTGTTGGAATTTGTTTGCCATAAACAATAAAATCTCCATTGTTGCTAAATAGCGTCAAAATTTGATCCAAGCCTTCACCAGTTATAGTATAAGTTAAATCCTGATAGGTAAGATCTGTAGAGAAAATGTCTCTATATTTATCCCAATACTTACCGTGAGCGGTACTAAAATCGCAAGTAGCCAATTCATTTAAGTCATAGATAGTTAGCGCACTACCTGATGCAGAATAGCTCCCTAAATATGGGCTACATAAACCACCTTCAAAAGTGAAAATAGACTCATTTTCAGGAAGTGGATTAGTCTCTGTGAAATTTAATGGAACTTCGCCAAAGTAATTATCATGTTGTACGCCATTGGTAGTTATAGATTGTAAAAACCATTCTCCTAACAACATTTCATCTTGCGCAGAGACTAAATTAAAAGAAACCAAAAATGTAAGTAGTATGTAAAAATTTTTCATAAGCAGATTGTATTTTCACCTAATATATAAAAAATCACCCATGTATTGTCTCACTCTTACTCAAACTTTTCATGATATCTGCCTCATAGTCTAAGAGTTGTTGCCATTTTTCATCCACTTCCTTGCGATCGCCATATTGTCTGGCAAAACCTAAAAACATAGTGTAGTGATTAGCTTCACTAACCATTAATTTTCTGTAAAACTCAGCGAGTTCCTTATCTTTTAATTCTTCGGAAAGTAATCTAAAGCGCTCACAGCTTCTCGCCTCAATTAAAGCTGCATAAAGCAACCGATGTACTAATTGCGTCGTTCTACTACCACCTTTTGGGAAGAACTTGAGCAATTGAATCACATAATCATCCTTACGATCTCTACCCAAAACCCAACCATTGGCAATGATCTTATCATGTACCATTTTAAAATGGCTAATTTCCTCTTTAACGAGCGCAGTCATTTCGGTGACTAACTCGGTATATTCCGGAAAGCTAACAATTAAGGAAATGGCAGTACTCGTCGCCTTTTGTTCACAATACGCGTGATCTGTTAGAATATCCTCTATATTTTTTTCTACGATATTGACCCAGCGTGGATCTGTTGGTAATTTTAATCCTAACATGCTAACTATGATCTTCAATTAATAATAAACGTTCGTTACCCAATCTATCAATAAGAAGTTCGTATAATCTGAATGCCTTATTTGTCGGATTTATTACCGAAACACCTAAGGATAAATACTCACTATTTGATTGTTCCTGGTTGACCCATACATGCTCTAAAGTCGCATTATTCCAAAATTCGGAAGATTTTAAATCCCTAATTTTTTCTACGGAAATCTGCCTGTCATAAATAATTTTCTCTTCTACAGAAACAACAATATTAGATACAAATACACGGTGAACTTTTGAGGTTCTATTTAAATTTTTAATAGATTGATTTAATACAATGCCTTGATCTTTTAAAGTGAAATTTTTAACGCTAACCTTAAAAGTGTTAGAAATTATGGAGTCTGTTTTTATTTCAGTATAATCTTTTGGATAGTAATCAATTAAGTCTATTGACTTCTGGTTATTGTTAAACTCTGAAACCGAGTTTTTTAATCGGTCAATCTTACTTTTCCTGCTATCGCAAGAAGACACTATTAACAACAAAATCACAGGAATAAAAAGAGCTAGTTTTTTCATAATTATAATTTAAATATCCAATCCAAATGTGCGTCTCAATAAGTCAATGTTTGGGTTTTTCTCTTTAAGTTTTTCGTACTTGTCTTGAGCAGTAAAGGCAAACTTTTTAGTGATTTCTTCATTAACGGTAATCACTAATTTCAAGTCAAAATTTTGAAGGGATTTCTTTAAAAATTCCATTAATGGATATTGCGCTCTTTCCAATTCAATTTTTAAAGTTTCGTTGGGATAGGAAAGTAATATATCTGTTCCTTTTAATTTAGGCTTATCCATTTCTAGAATTGATGCCATTATTTTTTCCCCTTTTTTATGGAGCTTATTTATATAATCATTCCATAATTCGTAAAATTGTTCTTCTGTGAATTCTTCGGTAGGTAAATCATCAACATCAATAACCACTTCCATTTGTCTTATTTGATGTTCTTTTTTTGCCCTAATACTCTTTAAAGATAATCCAGAGGTACGTTGGTCTTTCTTAAGATCAATAACGGGTTGAGGCTCTTTAGCAAAAGAAGGTTTTTGTTTTGTTTTTTCTTCCGAAGAAGAAGTACTTAGCTCAACATTTTTCTCCTTAGAAGTAGTATTTATTTCTTCGGTTTTTTGCTTTGTATCTATTGAAACAGGAATAGGGGTAATTCCCTTAGCTTTAAAGTACGATGGCGGAATTATGTAATATTTGCTATTTTTTTTTTCTCCATCAAAAGTGATAGAGGCAAGCTGCATAAGACAAAGTTCAACCAGAAGTCGCTGGTTTTTACTGCCTTTGTACTTTAAATCGCAATCATTTGCAAACTCGATGCCTTTTATAAGAAATGTGTGAGATGCTTTCTTGGATTGTTCTAAGTATTTGACTTTGGTGTCATCACCAACTTCTAGTAACTCTATGGTTTTTTCATTTTGACAGACGAGTAAGTCCCTAAAATGGGAGGCAAGACCTGCGATGTAGTGGTGACCATCAAATCCTTTTGATAAGGTTGTATTGAACTGTACTAATAATTCTGGAATTTTATTTTCCAAAATTAAGTCTGTACTTGTAAAATAAGTCTCGTAATCCAGTACATTTAAATTCTCTGTAACCGCTTGTCTAGTCAGCTCTTTTCCAGAGAAACTAACCACCCGATCAAATATAGAAAGCGCGTCACGCATGGCTCCATCTGCCTTTTGAGCGATGATATGTAAGGCATCATCCTCTGCATTGATACCTTGTTCTTTGGCAATGTATTTTAAATACTCTTTGGCATCCTTGACGGTAATTCGCTTAAAATCAAAAATCTGGCAACGTGATAAAATGGTTGGTATGATTTTGTGCTTTTCGGTAGTTGCTAGAATAAAAATACAATGTTTTGGTGGTTCCTCTAACGTTTTTAAAAACGCATTAAACGCTGCTTGAGAGAGCATGTGTACCTCATCAATAATATAAACCTTGTATTTGCCAACTTGCGGTGGAATACGAACTTGATCGGTCAAATTTCTTATATCGTCAACCGAGTTGTTTGATGCTGCATCCAACTCAAAAATATTGAAGGCAAAATCTTCATCTTCGGTTTCATTGCCATCGCTATTGATCATTTTTGCCAAAATACGTGCGCATGTGGTTTTACCAACTCCTCTTGGACCGGTAAATAAAAGCGCCTGGGCTAAATGGTTGTTTTCTATTGCATTGAGTAACGTATTGGTAATAGCTTGTTGCCCAACAACATCCTTAAATGTCTCGGGTCTGTATTTACGAGCTGATACAACAAAATGTTCCAATTTTACTTTACGTTTTTAAGCATCTTTTAGGATACTTTCTGAAGGAATAACAAAGTTAAAAATTCAGTATAAAAATAGGAATTATGAAGCTAACATTTAAAAGGAGTTATTAACAATTAATTGTACTTTTGCCACCAGCAAATCGCCTTATCGCTGTTTCGATTTATCGAGATGGAGGAAAGTCCGAACACCATAGTGCAATCATAGTGGCTAACAGCCATCCATCGTAAGGTGAGGAAAAGTGCAACAGAAAGTATGTACAGGTCATGCTGTAGTGAAACCAGGTAAACTCTATGTGGTGCAATGTCATGTAAACTAGTGCTTGAGCGTGC
It contains:
- a CDS encoding porin family protein, translating into MKIKSFLLTVLFISVTTLSFSQEVSYGVRCGLNISNLDFEPDATFDNQHRNGFAFGGFVDYGISDNFSIQLEIQYSAEGGKSDELRADYIQMPIMARIGLGDKFTIGVGPMASLKTWEDRDGFATFTFSGVGGIEYMITDELFVDARVHYGLSNILDEDLTDLEAQNTTFQFGFGIRI
- a CDS encoding T9SS type A sorting domain-containing protein codes for the protein MKNFYILLTFLVSFNLVSAQDEMLLGEWFLQSITTNGVQHDNYFGEVPLNFTETNPLPENESIFTFEGGLCSPYLGSYSASGSALTIYDLNELATCDFSTAHGKYWDKYRDIFSTDLTYQDLTYTITGEGLDQILTLFSNNGDFIVYGKQIPTETIFQTWYSFSTEKADGIFYPSPLEPTTFEISPTNYDVVSGLVANGSGGCNDFNAYHNIYSSNENEFDISIFDQTLLNCDDNFYEPTYFSVLSNETNNTFSYELQDDGNTLILTNQIGEVLTFGEQAPPPGIINNWFLYYVIVDGNQTNRPEGTLPIIEFTTVPDGEGFYFGGIVACTGYGGSYNFNPQQTFDAVYFNTTLGDPCDTNEENTFEDLYFYSVLDNPDDNSTELDYEIIGTGDDATLIVTNVSNGNQAFYGRQALSTDENDFNSSKLQLIKNPVTNHLELLVNQNVLGSNYEIFSMTGQRVSNGLLNSNSINVNQLQSGLYFLKVSSENNVYETVKFIKE
- a CDS encoding tRNA-(ms[2]io[6]A)-hydroxylase, translating into MLGLKLPTDPRWVNIVEKNIEDILTDHAYCEQKATSTAISLIVSFPEYTELVTEMTALVKEEISHFKMVHDKIIANGWVLGRDRKDDYVIQLLKFFPKGGSRTTQLVHRLLYAALIEARSCERFRLLSEELKDKELAEFYRKLMVSEANHYTMFLGFARQYGDRKEVDEKWQQLLDYEADIMKSLSKSETIHG
- the dnaX gene encoding DNA polymerase III subunit gamma/tau, which produces MEHFVVSARKYRPETFKDVVGQQAITNTLLNAIENNHLAQALLFTGPRGVGKTTCARILAKMINSDGNETEDEDFAFNIFELDAASNNSVDDIRNLTDQVRIPPQVGKYKVYIIDEVHMLSQAAFNAFLKTLEEPPKHCIFILATTEKHKIIPTILSRCQIFDFKRITVKDAKEYLKYIAKEQGINAEDDALHIIAQKADGAMRDALSIFDRVVSFSGKELTRQAVTENLNVLDYETYFTSTDLILENKIPELLVQFNTTLSKGFDGHHYIAGLASHFRDLLVCQNEKTIELLEVGDDTKVKYLEQSKKASHTFLIKGIEFANDCDLKYKGSKNQRLLVELCLMQLASITFDGEKKNSKYYIIPPSYFKAKGITPIPVSIDTKQKTEEINTTSKEKNVELSTSSSEEKTKQKPSFAKEPQPVIDLKKDQRTSGLSLKSIRAKKEHQIRQMEVVIDVDDLPTEEFTEEQFYELWNDYINKLHKKGEKIMASILEMDKPKLKGTDILLSYPNETLKIELERAQYPLMEFLKKSLQNFDLKLVITVNEEITKKFAFTAQDKYEKLKEKNPNIDLLRRTFGLDI